A genome region from Oncorhynchus gorbuscha isolate QuinsamMale2020 ecotype Even-year unplaced genomic scaffold, OgorEven_v1.0 Un_scaffold_934, whole genome shotgun sequence includes the following:
- the LOC124020839 gene encoding tumor necrosis factor receptor superfamily member 11B-like: protein MSANVMRPQPAMKLHVLFAISFSWAFHEVPPPKYQHYDPLTSELLLCDQCPPGTAVLTHCTAETPTACSPCPERSFSEHWHWGDSCQYCTTVCKERQLVSQECNRTHDQLCECIPGYHLVVEFCIKHTSCPPGFGVTALGTPEIDTACEACPQGLFSSRMSASEPCVPHRNCSELGLKTLRPGTPTQNTLCENKAEGSVLECSQHHTQCHTDVSLCEEAIFQSLASLRLSSVPLERLLESLPGKRVDRKSLEKLKKACSPQQQILLLLRLWREQNKDQVKLYGIIQGVNHCERKVFRCAGLKNLTLGDLMMVMKSLPGVRAHEEDIRAVVSSCRSQQYLLQLLHLWKNQNKDLDINKGLSHSLSRLRQQGAPRPLLRSIKKINRIISTSSIHKMYEKMFLNMIEDGTCFNTKPYNQ from the exons CTCTTCGCCATTTCCTTCTCCTGGGCGTTCCACGAGGTCCCACCCCCTAAGTACCAGCACTACGACCCCTTGACCTCTGAACTCCTCCTGTGTGACCAGTGTCCGCCCGGCACGGCCGTCCTGACCCACTGTACCGCCGAAACCCCCACCGCCTGCTCGCCGTGCCCCGAGCGGTCCTTCTCAGAACACTGGCACTGGGGCGACAGCTGCCAATACTGCACGACCGTCTGCAAGGAGAGGCAGCTGGTCAGTCAGGAGTGTAACAGAACCCACGACCAGCTGTGTGAGTGTATTCCAGGCTACCACCTGGTGGTGGAGTTCTGCATTAAACACACGTCCTGCCCACCTGGCTTCGGCGTAACTGCTCTAG GTACACCAGAGATAGACACGGCGTGTGAGGCGTGTCCGCAGGGCCTGTTCTCCAGCCGGATGTCTGCCAGCGAGCCATGTGTGCCTCACAGGAACTGCTCTGAGCTGGGCTTGAAGACCCTCCGACCAGGGACCCCCACCCAGAACACACTGTGTGAGAACAAGGCTGAAGGATCTGTCCTGGAGTGCtcccaacaccacacacagtgtcACACTG acGTGTCGCTGTGTGAGGAGGCCATCTTCCAGTCTCTGGCATCTCTCCGTCTGTCCTCCGTCCCCCTGGAGCGTCTCCTGGAGAGCCTGCCTGGGAAGAGGGTGGACAGGAAGAGTCTGGAGAAGCTTAAGAAGGCCTGCTCCCCCCAGCAGCAGATACTACTCCTGTTGAGACTCTGGAGAGAACAGAACAAAGACCAGGTTAAACTCTACGGCATCATTCAAG GTGTGAACCACTGTGAGCGTAAGGTGTTCAGGTGTGCGGGTTTGAAGAACCTGACCCTGGGTGACctgatgatggtgatgaagagtCTTCCAGGGGTCCGGGCTCACGAGGAAGAC ATCAGGGCCGTGGTCTCCTCATGCCGCTCCCAGCAGTACCTCCTGCAGCTCCTACACCTTTGGAAGAACCAGAACAAGGACCTGGACATCAATAAG GGTCTGAGTCACAGCCTGAGCAGGCTCCGACAGCAGGGGGCACCACGGCCGCTCCTCAGGAGCATCAAGAAGATCAACCGGAtcatctccacctcctccatACACAAGATGTACGAGAAGATGTTCCTCAACATGATCGAGGACGGGACCTGCTTCAACACCAAACCCTACAACCAATAG
- the LOC124020837 gene encoding tumor necrosis factor receptor superfamily member 6B-like isoform X2 yields MIKGRENIKSFYSWTSDNINMLFTILVVLSSVDLSCSAMKEVLQSQTPATYHHLDSSTGQLLTCHRCPPGHHMSAHCTATTQTACTPCPSGHYTQYWNYLHKCLYCGTFCGEHQVVKEECSVLNDRVCECKGGYYWDADFCIRHTECPSGYGVKRRGTTETDTECEKCPHGSFSYSTSSRALCVNHTDCASLGRKTVLRGTCWHDNLCALSCEELKDGGEFKLLRTFLPDFFVHHKMRVVKLRKLVWRLMATEEEQEHQEQQQHPASSLSQSGQRGLLQGQVKDWIRDASEEDLRRLPEILRKTHQSVMAERLEGKMRELQEASDCNSVRNEVTSSPHCDVEEVSQSE; encoded by the exons ATGATAAAGGGCAGAGAGAACATCAAGTCCTTTTACAGCTGGACAAGCGACAACATCAACATG TTGTTCACAATCCTGGTCGTGCTGTCGTCGGTTGATCTCAGTTGTAGCGCAATGAAAGAGGTTCTTCAAAGTCAGACCCCCGCCACCTATCACCACCTGGACTCCTCCACCGGCCAGTTACTCACCTGTCATCGCTGTCCACCTGGCCATCACATGTCTGCGCACTGCACCGCCACCACGCAGACCGCGTGTACACCATGTCCATCAGGCCACTACACTCAGTACTGGAACTACCTGCACAAGTGTCTGTACTGCGGCACGTTCTGTGGGGAGCACCAGGTGGTCAAGGAGGAGTGCTCGGTTCTCAATGACAGGGTGTGTGAGTGCAAAGGAGGATATTACTGGGACGCCGATTTCTGTATCAGACACACGGAGTGTCCTTCTGGCTACGGGGTGAAACGGAGAG GTACGACGGAGACGGACACAGAGTGTGAAAAATGCCCTCACGGTTCCTTCTCCTACAGCACTTCTTCGCGCGCGCTGTGCGTAAATCACACGGATTGCGCGTCACTGGGGCGGAAGACGGTCCTCAGGGGTACGTGTTGGCACGACAACCTCTGCGCCCTTTCCTGTGAAGAACTGAAAGATGGAG GTGAGTTTAAACTACTCAGAACTTTCCTTCCTGACTTCTTCGTTCATCACAAGATGAGAGTGGTGAAGCTGAGGAAGCTGGTCTGGAGGTTGATGGCCACTGAAGAGGAGCAGGAGCACCAG gagcagcagcagcacccAGCCAGCAGCCTCTCCCAGTCCGGCCAGAGAGGCCTCTTGCAGGGCCAGGTGAAGGACTGGATCAGGGATGCCTCAGAGGAAGACCTGAGGAGACTCCCTGAAATACTGAGGAAGACTCATCAGAGTGTGATGGCAGAGAGACTAGAGGGGAAGATGAGGGAGTTACAGGAAGCCTCTGATTGTAACTCGGTTAGAAACGAGGTGACCTCATCACCTCACTGTGATGTAGAAGAGGTTTCTCAATCTGAATAA
- the LOC124020837 gene encoding tumor necrosis factor receptor superfamily member 6B-like isoform X1 — protein MIKGRENIKSFYSWTSDNINMLFTILVVLSSVDLSCSAMKEVLQSQTPATYHHLDSSTGQLLTCHRCPPGHHMSAHCTATTQTACTPCPSGHYTQYWNYLHKCLYCGTFCGEHQVVKEECSVLNDRVCECKGGYYWDADFCIRHTECPSGYGVKRRGTTETDTECEKCPHGSFSYSTSSRALCVNHTDCASLGRKTVLRGTCWHDNLCALSCEELKDGGEFKLLRTFLPDFFVHHKMRVVKLRKLVWRLMATEEEQEHQQEQQQHPASSLSQSGQRGLLQGQVKDWIRDASEEDLRRLPEILRKTHQSVMAERLEGKMRELQEASDCNSVRNEVTSSPHCDVEEVSQSE, from the exons ATGATAAAGGGCAGAGAGAACATCAAGTCCTTTTACAGCTGGACAAGCGACAACATCAACATG TTGTTCACAATCCTGGTCGTGCTGTCGTCGGTTGATCTCAGTTGTAGCGCAATGAAAGAGGTTCTTCAAAGTCAGACCCCCGCCACCTATCACCACCTGGACTCCTCCACCGGCCAGTTACTCACCTGTCATCGCTGTCCACCTGGCCATCACATGTCTGCGCACTGCACCGCCACCACGCAGACCGCGTGTACACCATGTCCATCAGGCCACTACACTCAGTACTGGAACTACCTGCACAAGTGTCTGTACTGCGGCACGTTCTGTGGGGAGCACCAGGTGGTCAAGGAGGAGTGCTCGGTTCTCAATGACAGGGTGTGTGAGTGCAAAGGAGGATATTACTGGGACGCCGATTTCTGTATCAGACACACGGAGTGTCCTTCTGGCTACGGGGTGAAACGGAGAG GTACGACGGAGACGGACACAGAGTGTGAAAAATGCCCTCACGGTTCCTTCTCCTACAGCACTTCTTCGCGCGCGCTGTGCGTAAATCACACGGATTGCGCGTCACTGGGGCGGAAGACGGTCCTCAGGGGTACGTGTTGGCACGACAACCTCTGCGCCCTTTCCTGTGAAGAACTGAAAGATGGAG GTGAGTTTAAACTACTCAGAACTTTCCTTCCTGACTTCTTCGTTCATCACAAGATGAGAGTGGTGAAGCTGAGGAAGCTGGTCTGGAGGTTGATGGCCACTGAAGAGGAGCAGGAGCACCAG caggagcagcagcagcacccAGCCAGCAGCCTCTCCCAGTCCGGCCAGAGAGGCCTCTTGCAGGGCCAGGTGAAGGACTGGATCAGGGATGCCTCAGAGGAAGACCTGAGGAGACTCCCTGAAATACTGAGGAAGACTCATCAGAGTGTGATGGCAGAGAGACTAGAGGGGAAGATGAGGGAGTTACAGGAAGCCTCTGATTGTAACTCGGTTAGAAACGAGGTGACCTCATCACCTCACTGTGATGTAGAAGAGGTTTCTCAATCTGAATAA